The Nitrobacter hamburgensis X14 genome contains the following window.
GAACAGACGCGCCGATCGGGCCGTCCACCACACGCTCCCAGAAGCGGCGGCGCAGCGGCATGTCGGGAATGCGCGCATGTACCGCCTTGCGCCAGCGCCCGATCAACGCCGCGAGGTCGCCGATTCGCGCCGGCAACAGCGCCTCGATGCGTTCGCGCACGCGCCGCGCCACCACGGGCGACGCACCGCCGGTGCCGACCGCCACCACCACGTCGCCGCGATCAACGATCGCCGGGACGATGAAACTCGAATGCGCGGGGTCGTCCATCACGTTGACGGGCAGACCGGACGCCCGCGCGCGCGCCGCTACAGTCACGCCGATCTCGCCGGCGCCGGCGCAAAACACCGCGACGATAGCGCCGAGGTCGGCCGCGCCGGGATTGGTTTCCAGACGCTCGATGCGCGAGGCGGCGACGGCATCGAGACCGGCGACCGCGAAGTCGCCGTCGGTTGCATGCCAGCGCACGCGCGCGCCCGCGGCGAGCAAAAGGCGCAGCCTGGCCCGCACCGGATCGCCCGCTCCGATCAGAAGGATCGGACCGGCTTTGGAATCAAGAAAGATCGGGAGGAATTTCATTCGACTCTGTCTGCTTTTCTTCTGCTTTGCGTCGGCAAGGGTTGACTGAAATTATTTTCTATTTATGTATCTTGCAAGCTCATCAAACAGAAAATTATTTCTTCTATGCGGGAACAAAAGTATAGAATTTTCTACTTCCAAACACCGCACGGACGAGATGCATCTTCTCACCCTCCGAAATCCACAATTTCGGCGGCCGCTGATTTCGACGGTCAGCGGCGCGGCCGTCGACCGCGCAGCAAGCAAGGAGCAGGCCATGCAGCCTGGAATAGACCACCTCGATGCGCTTGAAGCGCAGAGCATCTACATTTTCCGGGAAGCCTTCGCTCGCTTGAAGAAGCTCGCGCTGCTGTGGTCGCTCGGCAAGGATTCCAACGTGATGATCTGGCTGGCGCGCAAGGCCTTCTTCGGCCGGGTGCCGTTCCCGGCGCTGCACGTCGACACCGAGAAGAAGTTCCCCGAGATGTACGCTTTTCGCGAACGCTATTCGAAGGAGTGGAATCTCGATCTCAAGGTCGATTACTGCCCGCCGGTCGAGGCGGTCGACCCGACGCTGCCGCCGGCCGCGCGCTCTGCCGCACGCAAAACCGAGGGGCTGAAGCTTGCGCTGAACAAATACGGCTTCGACGGGCTGATCGCCGGTATCCGCCGCGACGAGGAAGCGACCCGCGCCAAGGAGCGGGTGTTTTCGCCGCGCGGCAGCGAAGGCGGATGGGACGTGCGCGACCAGCCGCCGGAATTCTGGGATCAGTTCAACGCCTCGCCGCCGCCCGGCGCGCACTTACGTATCCATCCGATCCTGCAGTGGACCGAGGCGGATATCTGGGCCTACACCAAGCGCGAGAACATCCCGATCATTCCGCTCTATCTGGCAAAGGACGGCAAACGCTACCGCTCGCTGGGCGACTCCGATATCACCTTCCCCGTCGCTTCGACCGCGACGACCATCGACGAGATCCTGATCGAACTCGACAGCACCAAAATCCCCGAACGCGCCGGACGCGCGCTCGACCATGAAACCGAAGACGCTTTCGAGCGGCTTCGCGTCGCCGGCTATCTCTGACCTGAATCGAATCGAGCGCTTCCGATGAACATGATCGCCCCCGCCATCGCGCCGAACGCCGCCCTCGCGACGCCGAACGGCACCACCCGTCCCCAGGTCCGCATCGTCATCGTCGGCCACGTCGATCACGGTAAGTCGACGCTGGTCGGACGGCTGCTGCACGAGACCGGCAGCCTGCCCGACGGCAAGCTTGAGATGCTGAAAGCCGTCAGCGCCCGGCGCGGCATGCCATTCGAGTGGTCGTTCCTGCTGGATGCGCTGCAGACCGAGCGCGATCAGGGCATCACCATCGACACCACGCAAATCCGCTTCCGCACCCGCTCGCGCGACGTGGTGCTGATCGACGCCCCCGGCCACGCCGAATTCCTGCGCAACATGATCACCGGCGCGGCGCAGGCCGACGGCGCCGTGCTGATCATCGACGCGCTGGAAGGCGTGCGCGATCAGACCCGGCGGCACGGCTATCTGCTGCATCTGCTCGGCGTCAAACAGGTCGCTGTCGTCGTCAACAAGATGGACCGCGTCGATTTCAGCGCGGAACGCTTCAACGCCATCCGCGACGAGATTTCCACGCATCTGACCGGCCTTGGCCTCGCGCCGACGGCGGTGATTCCGATTTCGGCCCGCGATGGCGACGGCGTGGCCGAACGGACCGCGAAGATCGACTGGTACAGCGGTCCCACCGTGGTCGAAGCCCTCGATGCGCTGCAACCGGCGCGGCCGCTGGACGAGCTGGCGCTGCGCTTGCCGGTGCAGGCGATCTACAAATTCGACGACCGGCGGATTGTGGCCGGCCGCATCGAGTCAGGCAACCTGACCGCGGGCGACGAGATCGTGATCATGCCGGCCGGCAAGATCGCAAAGATCCGTAGCGTCGAAGGCTGGCCCTCGAGCCCGACGGGCGCGCAAGGCGCCGGCCGCTCCGTCGGCATCACGCTCGACCGTGAACTGTTTCTCGAGCGCGGCGACGTCATCGCCCATGTCGGGTCGGCGCCGCGCGACACGCGACGGATTCGCGCCCGCATCTTCTGGCTGCATGAGACATCGCTCGCGGCCGGTGCGTCCATTCTGCTGCGGCTCGGCAACAAGGAAACGCGCGCCGTCGTCGTGGCGATCGAGAAAGCCGTCGATCCCGGCGAACTATCAAGCGCCGAGGCAAAGGCGATCGCGCGCAATCACGTCGGTGAAATCGACATCTCGCTGGCGCAGCCGCTCGCCGCCGACCCCTACGTCGACAATCCCCGCACCGGCCGCCTCGTGATCGAGGTCAACGGCCGCATCGCCGGCGGCGGTCTGGTGCTCAGCGTCGAAGCGGGACAGCGCGCGGTTCCGGTCGATATCGTGCCGGTTGAATCCGCGCTGCGGTCGGACGAGCGGTCCGCCCGCTATCGTCACAACGGCGCCGTGGTCTGGCTGACGGGATTGCCGGGCTCGGGCAAATCGACCCTGGCCCGCGCACTCGAACGCAAACTGTTCGGCGACGGCGGCTCGCCGGTTCTGCTCGACGGCGACACGTTGCGCGCCGGGCTGAACGGCGACCTTGGCTTCTCGCCGCAGGACCGTGCCGAAAATATCCGCCGGCTCGCGGAGGTCGCCACGCATCTGGCGCGCAACGGCCACGTTGCGATCGTCGCCGCGGTCTCCCCGGCGCGCGAGGATCGCGCCGCGGCGCGGCGCATCGCCGATACCGCCTTCCGAGAGATCTATGTCGCGACGCCGGCCGACATCTGCGAGAGCCGCGACCCCAAGGGGCATTATGCCAAGGCGCGCGCCGGCGTCCTGCACGGCTTCACCGGCATCGGGAACGACTATCAGCCGCCGGAGTCGGTGGAATTGACTATCGACACCTCGTCCTGCGCGGTCGGCGACGCCGCCGACGAAATCGAGCGGATGCTGATCAGAACCGGGATTCTGTTCGACGACCTGACCGACGTTGCCGCCAACATCTGAGCTTGCGAAATCTTGCAAGCGTTCGACCGGATGACCGCCGCCAATCGTAGGGGGCGGCACCCGGTTGACTCTGTGTGCGATTATTCACCTTTTGTAGGGGCTCACGGCGCTCGCTTTGGCGCTAAAAGGCAATGGAAGCCGAATTTCGGCAACCCGACCTAGAAACCGCGCACCTGTCGCCGTTTCTCGCGAGAAGCCCGACATGACTCGCATTGACGCCCACGGACTGAAGATCGCGCCTGTCCTGTTCGATTTTATCGCCCGGGAGGCCACGCCCCGGACCGGCATTGCCCCGGATGCCTTTTGGGCCGGGCTTGCCGCCATCGTCCGCGATCTCGGACCGAGAAACCGCGAATTGCTCGCGGTGCGCGATACGCTGCAAGCGCAGATCGACGGCTGGCATCGCGCCAACAAAAGCCGGCCGTTCGACATGGCCGCCTACACGGCGTTCCTGAAAGAGATCGGCTATCTGCTGCCAGAGCCCGCGACCCATGCGGTCGAGACCGCCAATATCGACGACGAGATCGGAAAAATCTGCGGACCGCAACTGGTGGTGCCGCTGACCAATGCCCGTTACGCGCTGAATGCCGCCAATGCGCGCTGGGGCAGCCTCTACGATGCGTTATACGGCACCGATGCCATTGCGCACGAGGCCAACGAGGCCAGGGGCTATGACAAGGCGCGCGGCGACAAGGTGATCGCCAAAGCCAAGGCGTTCCTCGATTCCGCCGCACCGCTTTCGGCCGGCAGCCATGCCGATGTCGCCGGCTACAGCGTCGTCAATGGACACCTGTCGGCGAAACTCAGGAGCGGCGACGCCACCGGCCTGAAGACGATTGCGCAATTCGCGGGCTATCAGGGCGCCGCGGACGCACCGTCCGCGATCCTGCTGGTCAACCACGGCCTGCATATCGACATCCGGATCGACCGCGCCGACCGCATCGGCAAGGACGATCCGGCCGGCGTCGCCGATGTGATCATCGAGGCCGCCATCAGCACCATTCTCGATATGGAGGACAGCGTCGCCGCCGTCGATGCCGACGACAAGGTGCTGGTGTATCGCAATACGCTCGGCCTGATGAACGGCACGCTCACGGACACCTTCGAGAAGGGCGGCAAGACCGTCACCCGCGCCCTCAACGCCGATCGCATCTACACGTCAGCCAATGGCAAGGAGATCGCCCTCCACGGACGCAGCCTGCTTTTGATGCGCAACGTCGGCC
Protein-coding sequences here:
- the cysD gene encoding sulfate adenylyltransferase subunit CysD, producing the protein MQPGIDHLDALEAQSIYIFREAFARLKKLALLWSLGKDSNVMIWLARKAFFGRVPFPALHVDTEKKFPEMYAFRERYSKEWNLDLKVDYCPPVEAVDPTLPPAARSAARKTEGLKLALNKYGFDGLIAGIRRDEEATRAKERVFSPRGSEGGWDVRDQPPEFWDQFNASPPPGAHLRIHPILQWTEADIWAYTKRENIPIIPLYLAKDGKRYRSLGDSDITFPVASTATTIDEILIELDSTKIPERAGRALDHETEDAFERLRVAGYL
- the cysC gene encoding adenylyl-sulfate kinase, yielding MNMIAPAIAPNAALATPNGTTRPQVRIVIVGHVDHGKSTLVGRLLHETGSLPDGKLEMLKAVSARRGMPFEWSFLLDALQTERDQGITIDTTQIRFRTRSRDVVLIDAPGHAEFLRNMITGAAQADGAVLIIDALEGVRDQTRRHGYLLHLLGVKQVAVVVNKMDRVDFSAERFNAIRDEISTHLTGLGLAPTAVIPISARDGDGVAERTAKIDWYSGPTVVEALDALQPARPLDELALRLPVQAIYKFDDRRIVAGRIESGNLTAGDEIVIMPAGKIAKIRSVEGWPSSPTGAQGAGRSVGITLDRELFLERGDVIAHVGSAPRDTRRIRARIFWLHETSLAAGASILLRLGNKETRAVVVAIEKAVDPGELSSAEAKAIARNHVGEIDISLAQPLAADPYVDNPRTGRLVIEVNGRIAGGGLVLSVEAGQRAVPVDIVPVESALRSDERSARYRHNGAVVWLTGLPGSGKSTLARALERKLFGDGGSPVLLDGDTLRAGLNGDLGFSPQDRAENIRRLAEVATHLARNGHVAIVAAVSPAREDRAAARRIADTAFREIYVATPADICESRDPKGHYAKARAGVLHGFTGIGNDYQPPESVELTIDTSSCAVGDAADEIERMLIRTGILFDDLTDVAANI